Part of the Flavobacterium alkalisoli genome is shown below.
TATTGCATTTCATGCGGGCTATTGCAGCTAATGAATGGAGCGAAGAGAAATATGCTCTTTATGTAGATAGTTTTCCGGCAAGCCCTAATGAATATTTTAAAGTAAGCGATACGCTGGATTATAAAAAAGTAACCTGTTTAAAAAGTAAAGTTCCTATACCTGAAACGAATGTGAAAATTCAAATGAACAAGGAACTTAGTGAAAGGACTTTAGAAGCTCCAAAAGAAAGAAACATACGTTTTGCCGTACTGCATGACGGAGAGCAACAGTCTTTTTTTGAAATGAATGCCGATCATTTTTATATAGGCAGCAATGGTTTGTTCTGGCCTATAACCTCTATGATATTTGGTGGATATTTCGGTGAACTTAAAGTAGGGGATATGCTGCCTGCCGATTATACTTATATCAATAACTAACTATGTTATCGTTAGGCTAAAAAGGTATGAAAAGCTACTTTCTTTACTTATTTTTGATATAAACTTATTTGTAATGAAAACAGAAAAGAAAACATTAGTAATAGGAGCTTCCACCAACCCCGAGAGATATGCTTACAGGGCTGTAAAAATGCTTGAGCAGTATGGTCACCCTGTTGTTGCTGTAGGTAAAAAGGAAGAAGATCTTGGTAATGTTCACATAGAGAAAGAACTTATACATTTTGACGGAGTGGATACCGTAACACTGTATCTTAACCCCTTAAATCAAAAACAATACTACGACTATATTGTAAGCCTGAAACCAAAAAGGGTTGTATTTAATCCTGGCACAGAAAATCCTGAGCTATATACTATCCTTAAGGAAAATAACATTGAGGTTGAGGTAGCCTGTACGCTTGTTATGCTTTCTATAGGGAATTACTAACCGATGCCTTTTTACTGATGCACAGTAAAAGGATAAAAGTAATAAGTCCGTTTACAATTATAAGCTCATTATCAAAAACATAATCGCCGAACAATACTTTTGAATTAAGGCTTAATGCCAGCGTAAGTAAAGGGGAGGCTATACATACTAACGGAGTAAGTTTATCCCTTAATGTGAGATTCTTCATAAACAGTCCAAAGGCATATAAGCCCAGTAACGGACCATAAGTATAAGAAGCAATTCTGAATATCATACTAACAACAGAGTTGTCGTTTATGATATTGAAAACTATAATTACCAAAAACATAAGGAACGAAAAAGATATATGTACCCAGTGTCTGGTCCTGACCACATTAGGTTTATTGGCATTTTCCGTTTTATCCATTCCTAAAAAGTCCACACAAAAAGATGTGGTTAACGCTGTAAGAGCCGAATCGGTTGTTGCAAATGTTGCCGCGGTTAAACCCAGCAAGAATATTACCGAAGGTATAAGTGCCAGATGGTGAAAGGCAATTTCCGGGAATAATAAGTCTGTTCTTGGTTTGCCGTCTACTAGAGGAACATCTATACCGTTTTTATTGGCGTAAATATAAAGTAAGGCACCAACACCTAGGAAAAACAAATTGATTATCACAAATATCCCTGTAAAGGTGAACATGTTTTTTTGAGCTTCGCCAATGTTTTTACAGCTTAGGTTTTTTTGCATAAGGTCCTGATCTAGGCCTACCATGGCTATGGTGACAAAAATCCCTCCCAGTATCTGTTTTACAAAGTGGAAACGGCTACCTATAAAGTCTTCAAAGAAAAATATTTTAGAATAGTTACTTTCCTTTACGGTCTCAAAAGCCTGTGGCAGGCTCAGTTCTAAACTATCACATATAAAATAAATGGTAAAAAATACCGAAGAGACTATAAAGAAGGTTTGAAGCGTATCAGTAATAATAATTGTTTTTAGTCCGCCCTTATAGGTGTAAGCAAATATGAGCATAAGCGATATTAATACTGTAGCCCAAAAAGGAACACCAAAGGAATCGAAAACATAGCGTTGCAGTACAATTACAACCAGATATAACCTGAAGGCCGAACCAATAGTCCTGCTTATCAAAAATATCATGGCAGCGGTCTTATAGCTGTATTGTCCTAATCTGTTTTCTATGTAGCCATAAATAGAGGTCAGGTTCAACCTGTAATAAAGGGGTAATAATACCTTGGCTATAAGTATAAATCCTATGGCATTACCCAATACAAACTGAAAGTACTTAAACTGTTCCCCGCTAGGAGAGCCCACTTCGCCCGGTACAGAAATAAATGTAACGCCCGATAGCGCAGTACCAATCATACCAAAAGCAACCAGGTACCATTTGGAGTTTTTATTGGCTTTAAAAAAGGCATCATTTCCGCTGTCTTTTTTACTTACTAGCCTGGAAATGGCAATTAGTACCCCAAAGTATACTATTATTATGGATAAGATGGTTATTGGTTGCATAAAATAAGTTTGTATACAAAACAAATAAAAAATATTACAATATACTCACAATTTGCAGGTTTTGTACATTTGCATTTATGGAAATGTCTTCAAAATTACTGGAAAGGGCAGTGGCTGAAATTTCTCAGCTACCGGGTATAGGGAAACGTACGGCCTTAAGGCTGGCATTACATTTATTAAAGCAGCCTAAAGATATGACAGAGCATCTTACAGGAGCTATTTTAAAGATGCGTGAGGAGATACGTTTTTGCAGAGAATGTCATAACATATCTGATGTTGAGGTATGTGAAATTTGCAGTAACCTTTCCAGGGACAAATCGGTTATTTGTGTTGTTGAGGATATAAGGGATGTAATGGCTATTGAAAACACAGGCTTGTTTAAAGGGATTTACCATGTACTTGGCGGGAAGATATCCCCTATAGATGGTATAGGCCCAAGCCAGCTTAATATTGCCACACTGGTAGAAAAGGTAAAAACAGGAGTAGCCAAAGAGCTTATTTTTGCATTAAGCTCTACAATGGAAGGCGATACCACCAATTTTTATATCTACAAACAAATTAAGGATCATAATATAGTACTGTCGGCAATTGCAAGAGGTATAGCAGTGGGTGATGAGCTTGAGTTTGCCGATGAGGTAACTTTAGGAAGAAGTATTATACACAGGGTGCCGTTTGAAAGCAGCCTTAAAAACTCATAAGCCTATTTTTTCTTTTTCTTCTTTTTATCACTGTCATCGCCAGTTGACTGACTAGGGAAACCTCTGGAAGTAAACTTGCGGGTCTCAATCCTTTTTTCTTTGATGTTAAGATTGAATTTTACCTGAGTAGTAGTGTCGGGAACAGCGTCAACAGTCCTGTTGTTGTTTTCTACCTCTACGTATTCAGATACTCCGGCTTTTTCTAAAGTAAGTGTATAGCCGCCTTTAGGTACATAAAGTATAAAGTTTCCGGTATCGTCTGTGCGGGTTTGGAATACATTACCCGAGTCATCTATAGCGATAATAGAAAGCCCCGATTTTTTCTTGGTGATTTCAAAACTTCTCTCTGTTTCTATATAGGTAACAGATCCTTTAATGGTTGAGGTTTTGGTAAGCCCAATGGCAACTTTTGTGTCCTGAATTACATTTACAGTCCTGCTGTAGGCATGCCATTCGTTGCTGTTTACAGGGCGTACTTCATAATCTCCCGGTGGCAGGTGCCTGTATTTAATAATGCCCTGATCGTTAGTCCTAAAAGCTTTTCCGCTTATTATAACCAACTGGTTTGCTACAGGGGTATTGTGTGTGTCTTCCGGCCCTTTCCCGTTTGTTTCATAATAAACATATACCTCTAAATCACTTTTGGAACTGTCTATTCTTATAGGACGGAACTGTTTTGTCAAACCAACCTGAAATGAGTTTATGGCATAAGGGTTATTGGAAATGTCACTATAATAACCATTGGCAAAAATACTGAAATCAGGACTAAGCCTGTAATCCGCACGTCCGTTAAGCTGAGTTATACGATCTGTAAACAGATTTGAAGCCAATGTAGCTCCTGTGTATAAAACCAGTTTACTGTCAAAAAACTTAAGTACCGCACTTGGGTTAAACATTACATTATAAAATGTCTTGTCGTTATTAAGTTGCTGGTTGGCGATAATCTCACCAAGGTTAAAGTAATTGTGCTGGTAAGTGGTAAGTATGTTTAGGAACTTCCAGTTGTAAATAAGGTTCGTTTTAAAATGAAACTGGTTAGATATCGGGTCGGCATTACTGTTGAAAATACCACCTTCAAACGTTAGGCTAAGGCTTGAAGATACATTATTGAATATTAAACCAACGTTTGCCCTTGTAGCATCCAGCGTATAATCCTGTGGTGTATTCCCGAATAGGGATTCTCTTCTTTTTTCTTTATAAAGGTAAGGAGATAATGAAACAGTTAATTTGTTTATTCTTCTTGAAGCTCCTATGTTATATCTTGATGTTGAAAACTGAGAAGGGTAGAATAACTGATCGCTAAAAGATTTAGGGTCTACAGATATGTAGTTATACAATGCCCAAAAGTTATAGTTTTCTTTAACCCAGTTTAGTCTCTCATTAAGGCTGAAAACACCTTTTCTTACACCGGCATAATAGCCTGAACTTAAATAATTGGTACTGTTGTAAAAGAAGTTTTTATATCTTCCGGTAGCAACCATGTCTACAGTACCGCCGGTTTTATTTTCTCCGGTTACCTCATTGTTTACACTGCTTAAACCACCTCCGGCTCTTAATGAAAGATGTTTTTTCTGGAATACATTAAACCTTGATGTAATGAGATAATTGGTGAACCCGCTAAATTTATCGTTGTCATAAATCAGGCTGGATTCAAAACCTTTGTCAAGCCATCCTCCTTTGTGGTAGTAAGAGGCCCAGGCTGAAGTGCCCCCGGAAGGTATTGAGAAATCAGCAAGATTGTATGATTTATCAATGCTTCCAACTTCAATTTTACTATTTTCTGATGTGTTGTAATATGCCTGGGCGCCTCTACCCACTAAATTGATATCGGAAAACTTAGATATGTTACCGGCTAAAACACCCATGGTTTTGTTTTTATAACCTAACCAGGTATTTCTTAAAAATAACTGGTTGGTGTTTGTCCACAGGTTTGCATCAATGTTTGTATATATTGTACTGTTATTAATTTCTGCTTCTGCATTAGCATACAGGTAATATGCTGTACCGCCACTACTGTTTTGAAGGTAGCTGGCACTTACCTGGTTAGACCTGTTAAAGCTTTGAGCGTATTCCGGAGAAAATTGAGTGGAATATCGCCTGTCCTGTTTAATGGAACTAGCCGTTACGTTAGATATACCTATTATATCTCCGCTTTGATATAAAGTGGTGATTGTGATGGAAAAATCTTCCTGAGAAAGAATCGTTTTGTTTACTATCTTTTTTAGATTGATTAAGGTGTCTGTAAAGGCCCTTACTTTTACAGTTTCAGACTCCATCATGTCTTTGGCTATAAAGTTAGGGTAGCGGGTAACAATATTTATTTTCTGATCGGTATTACCATCATTTGATATTCTGATAGGTATAGTAAGGCTATCACCAATGTTTTCATAGATAAGATTAGTTTCCAGTAAAAACATTTTTACCAGCTTTCTTTCTTTTATAGTTATTGGTAATGTTACATTCTCACTTGTTCCTTCAGTTGTTGTAAAAACAGCTTCTATTGAGGGTTCACTTCCGGCTTTTGCCGTATTTGAAATAATTGCCTTTACCGGAATAAAAACAGAATCCCTTCCCTGAAGTGTAATTGGTTTCGGTTTACGTTGTACTAAATAGAGGTCTTCATGATTACTGTGCACGTCAAATTCTCCTGTAACAGAATTGCCTGAAGTGTTTTTTATTTTTACGAATGCATCTATTATACCTGTATTCTTCGCATCCGAATTTTGTTGGGTAAACTCAATAGTAAAGTTGCCTTTCTGTGCCATGGAAATAAATCCAGACAGCAAAAAAGCTGCTACCATTATGTTTTTAAAATATTTACCCGGCATAATAAACCTTTAGTTAGGTATTATAACAAAATATACATAGGTTGTATAGGTGCCCGGAGTAACATCCAGATCAAGAGCATTAGGCGGAATAAAAAACCTTAGATTATAATCTATACTTGCCACATATTGTGATCTTACAGCAATAATCTGATCGCTGTCTGTAAGGCTGAGTGGTGAATATATAGTTAGTCCGGGGACTGTTTGGTTTGTGCTTAATTCTACATGAAGTGTCGATACCGGTATGGTTGACGCAGTAGTGGCAGAAGTCATTTCGCTTGACGATGCCTTAACAGATAACTGATAATTGCTTGGGGAAGTGACCCTTAAACCATTTTGAACTTCAACAGATACTCCATTAGTGTAATTCTCGGCTGTATTAAAATAAAGATTAAAAACGTTGGCACCCGGTTGTAAAATAACATTTTGCTGACCGTTGTTACCGCTATAGTTTATCTGTAAACGTGCGCTACTGCCAACTGATTCCGTTCTCGTTGCAATAAGATCTTCGGTTCCGTTACTTTTTATCCTGTATAACTTGTATTCATAAGCCGATTGATAAGTGCCATTTGGACTTGTAAGCAAATGATTTCCTCCTTGTATGATAAGGTTAAACTGGAATACTCTGTTAACCGTATTTGTTAAAGGTACAGTGCTGTGTATAAGCGTTACCTCGTTAGTTTTGCTCAACTGTATAGGCTGTGTGGAAATATTTATCAGGCTACTGTTAGTAGATCCGTTATTTTGTTGCTGATTAAACTGCAGTGAACTATATTGTGCGCCTATATTATATGAATCATAATTATAGTCTTGTATAAGTCTAACGGTAAGTCTCCATTCTGTAACATTGTTTGCTCCACTGTACTTTTGAATGTTAACGGTTGTTTGATTTATTTCCGTTTTACCATTTACCATTTCGCTGTAAGTAGTCATTTGTGGTTGACCGCCACCCCAAGAATTTAGGGTTACTTGAGCATTTGCAGGTATGAGCGCTAAAAGGAAAGCAACAATCAGTATGTTTTTAATTTTCATCATAAACTAAATTCGAGTTCTGCTATTTTTATCACGTCTTTTTCGCCGTAAGTCAGGATTGCC
Proteins encoded:
- a CDS encoding CoA-binding protein; its protein translation is MKTEKKTLVIGASTNPERYAYRAVKMLEQYGHPVVAVGKKEEDLGNVHIEKELIHFDGVDTVTLYLNPLNQKQYYDYIVSLKPKRVVFNPGTENPELYTILKENNIEVEVACTLVMLSIGNY
- a CDS encoding sodium:solute symporter, which produces MQPITILSIIIVYFGVLIAISRLVSKKDSGNDAFFKANKNSKWYLVAFGMIGTALSGVTFISVPGEVGSPSGEQFKYFQFVLGNAIGFILIAKVLLPLYYRLNLTSIYGYIENRLGQYSYKTAAMIFLISRTIGSAFRLYLVVIVLQRYVFDSFGVPFWATVLISLMLIFAYTYKGGLKTIIITDTLQTFFIVSSVFFTIYFICDSLELSLPQAFETVKESNYSKIFFFEDFIGSRFHFVKQILGGIFVTIAMVGLDQDLMQKNLSCKNIGEAQKNMFTFTGIFVIINLFFLGVGALLYIYANKNGIDVPLVDGKPRTDLLFPEIAFHHLALIPSVIFLLGLTAATFATTDSALTALTTSFCVDFLGMDKTENANKPNVVRTRHWVHISFSFLMFLVIIVFNIINDNSVVSMIFRIASYTYGPLLGLYAFGLFMKNLTLRDKLTPLVCIASPLLTLALSLNSKVLFGDYVFDNELIIVNGLITFILLLCISKKASVSNSL
- the recR gene encoding recombination mediator RecR, which encodes MEMSSKLLERAVAEISQLPGIGKRTALRLALHLLKQPKDMTEHLTGAILKMREEIRFCRECHNISDVEVCEICSNLSRDKSVICVVEDIRDVMAIENTGLFKGIYHVLGGKISPIDGIGPSQLNIATLVEKVKTGVAKELIFALSSTMEGDTTNFYIYKQIKDHNIVLSAIARGIAVGDELEFADEVTLGRSIIHRVPFESSLKNS
- a CDS encoding COG1470 family protein; this translates as MVAAFLLSGFISMAQKGNFTIEFTQQNSDAKNTGIIDAFVKIKNTSGNSVTGEFDVHSNHEDLYLVQRKPKPITLQGRDSVFIPVKAIISNTAKAGSEPSIEAVFTTTEGTSENVTLPITIKERKLVKMFLLETNLIYENIGDSLTIPIRISNDGNTDQKINIVTRYPNFIAKDMMESETVKVRAFTDTLINLKKIVNKTILSQEDFSITITTLYQSGDIIGISNVTASSIKQDRRYSTQFSPEYAQSFNRSNQVSASYLQNSSGGTAYYLYANAEAEINNSTIYTNIDANLWTNTNQLFLRNTWLGYKNKTMGVLAGNISKFSDINLVGRGAQAYYNTSENSKIEVGSIDKSYNLADFSIPSGGTSAWASYYHKGGWLDKGFESSLIYDNDKFSGFTNYLITSRFNVFQKKHLSLRAGGGLSSVNNEVTGENKTGGTVDMVATGRYKNFFYNSTNYLSSGYYAGVRKGVFSLNERLNWVKENYNFWALYNYISVDPKSFSDQLFYPSQFSTSRYNIGASRRINKLTVSLSPYLYKEKRRESLFGNTPQDYTLDATRANVGLIFNNVSSSLSLTFEGGIFNSNADPISNQFHFKTNLIYNWKFLNILTTYQHNYFNLGEIIANQQLNNDKTFYNVMFNPSAVLKFFDSKLVLYTGATLASNLFTDRITQLNGRADYRLSPDFSIFANGYYSDISNNPYAINSFQVGLTKQFRPIRIDSSKSDLEVYVYYETNGKGPEDTHNTPVANQLVIISGKAFRTNDQGIIKYRHLPPGDYEVRPVNSNEWHAYSRTVNVIQDTKVAIGLTKTSTIKGSVTYIETERSFEITKKKSGLSIIAIDDSGNVFQTRTDDTGNFILYVPKGGYTLTLEKAGVSEYVEVENNNRTVDAVPDTTTQVKFNLNIKEKRIETRKFTSRGFPSQSTGDDSDKKKKKKK